From Patescibacteria group bacterium, a single genomic window includes:
- a CDS encoding YbhB/YbcL family Raf kinase inhibitor-like protein — MRITSSVLEKEQYIPQKYTCNGAGISPPLEIEDIPPEAVSLVLVMDDPDAPGGTFTHWLVWNVSADTSKIEENSLPAGAVEGINSSGEVGYYPPCPPSGVHRYFFRLYALKDQIDLESGAQRSKLEEAMAPFVVGSASFMKKCAA, encoded by the coding sequence ATGAGAATTACGAGCTCTGTACTAGAAAAAGAGCAGTATATTCCGCAAAAGTATACTTGTAACGGGGCTGGAATTAGTCCCCCCTTGGAAATTGAGGACATTCCCCCAGAAGCGGTTAGTTTGGTTTTGGTAATGGATGATCCTGATGCTCCAGGAGGCACATTTACCCATTGGTTAGTTTGGAATGTAAGTGCGGATACTTCTAAAATAGAAGAGAATTCACTACCTGCTGGGGCGGTAGAAGGAATAAACAGTAGTGGAGAGGTTGGTTATTATCCACCCTGTCCCCCATCTGGCGTCCATCGGTATTTCTTTCGGTTGTATGCTTTGAAAGATCAAATTGATCTTGAATCTGGGGCACAAAGATCGAAACTTGAAGAGGCAATGGCCCCTTTTGTGGTTGGCAGTGCGAGTTTTATGAAAAAGTGTGCTGCCTGA
- the glgP gene encoding alpha-glucan family phosphorylase, which translates to MQEDRRQVAYFSMEVGVDSRIPTYSGGLGVLAGDFLKASADNSLPILGVTLLSRGGYFYQKVEGDRQVEAPVSWRLDDFLEPVDVKVQVKVAGRDVAVTAWKYLIEGVSGYRVPLFFLDTDLPENANEDRGLTNELYGGGDMYRMKQELILGVGGVRLLQELGYDSVEHYHLNEGHSSFLCLELQKQLGSREKVREFCKFTTHTPVPAGHDKFPLRDVKLVLSDSLFQAIPSGLKEKDRLNMTELALEMSGYINGVAKRHAQISRSMFPNFPVHSITNGVHAQTWTSEPFQELYDLELPDWRRDPSTLRSATRIEEEKIWKAHQKAKTKVIDYVNSQKNAGFDYDFLTLCWARRFTSYKRPLLFLEDKERLRDIANTQGQLQIIYAGKAHPRDKEGKELIREIIKLSRKLTGKLSLVYLENYNIDLAKDLVAGVDLWLNTPQPLREASGTSGMKCALNGVPQLSVLDGWWREGWVEGKTGWAFEGSEELYQKLEQDIVPTFYNKPAKWQNIMKQAIVLNASFFNASRMVQEYLHRAYR; encoded by the coding sequence ATGCAGGAAGATAGACGACAGGTTGCTTATTTTTCAATGGAGGTTGGTGTAGATTCTAGAATACCCACCTACTCTGGTGGTTTGGGTGTATTGGCTGGGGATTTTCTAAAAGCAAGCGCAGACAATTCGCTTCCCATTTTAGGTGTTACTCTGCTTTCTCGTGGAGGCTACTTTTACCAGAAGGTTGAGGGTGATCGGCAAGTAGAGGCTCCAGTTAGTTGGCGGTTGGACGACTTTTTAGAACCTGTTGATGTTAAGGTTCAGGTTAAAGTGGCGGGGCGAGATGTAGCTGTTACTGCTTGGAAGTATTTGATTGAGGGTGTTTCCGGATACCGAGTCCCATTATTTTTCTTGGACACGGATTTGCCGGAAAATGCGAATGAAGATAGAGGTCTTACCAATGAGCTGTACGGCGGTGGTGATATGTATCGGATGAAGCAGGAACTTATTTTGGGGGTTGGTGGGGTTCGGCTGCTTCAGGAGTTAGGTTATGATTCAGTTGAGCACTATCATCTTAATGAGGGGCATTCCTCATTTCTTTGTTTGGAACTTCAAAAGCAACTAGGTAGCAGGGAAAAAGTTCGCGAATTTTGTAAGTTTACTACCCACACACCTGTACCAGCTGGACATGACAAGTTTCCCCTTAGGGATGTGAAGTTGGTTCTTAGTGACTCTCTTTTTCAAGCAATACCTTCTGGGCTTAAGGAAAAAGATCGCCTGAATATGACTGAATTAGCGTTAGAGATGTCTGGTTACATAAATGGTGTTGCAAAGCGGCATGCGCAAATTTCCCGATCTATGTTTCCTAATTTCCCAGTTCATTCTATTACTAACGGGGTACATGCTCAGACTTGGACCTCTGAGCCGTTTCAAGAGCTTTATGATTTAGAACTACCGGATTGGCGGCGAGATCCTTCTACATTAAGATCTGCAACTCGAATTGAAGAGGAAAAAATCTGGAAAGCGCACCAAAAGGCAAAAACAAAGGTTATTGACTATGTCAATAGTCAAAAAAACGCTGGCTTTGATTACGACTTTTTAACTCTTTGTTGGGCGCGGCGCTTTACTTCTTATAAGCGTCCCCTGCTCTTTTTGGAGGATAAAGAAAGGCTAAGAGATATTGCAAATACCCAAGGTCAGTTGCAGATTATTTATGCGGGGAAAGCCCATCCCCGAGATAAGGAGGGAAAGGAATTAATTAGGGAAATTATCAAATTGTCCCGGAAACTTACTGGTAAGTTAAGTTTGGTTTATCTTGAAAATTACAATATAGATTTGGCAAAGGACTTAGTTGCTGGCGTGGATTTGTGGCTTAATACCCCCCAGCCACTGCGGGAAGCCTCAGGGACAAGCGGGATGAAGTGTGCATTGAATGGTGTTCCTCAACTTAGTGTACTGGATGGCTGGTGGCGTGAGGGTTGGGTAGAAGGTAAAACTGGGTGGGCTTTCGAGGGCTCGGAAGAGTTGTACCAGAAACTAGAACAGGATATTGTTCCTACTTTTTATAACAAACCGGCTAAGTGGCAAAATATTATGAAGCAAGCAATTGTGCTAAATGCTTCATTTTTCAATGCTAGCAGGATGGTACAGGAATACTTGCACCGGGCGTATCGCTAG
- a CDS encoding beta-propeller fold lactonase family protein: MENTKSPKIKQVIHCGNRPRGITFTPEGTVLVAGFYSRKLHFLKENRGKYQKSSKLVRFASKAYSGNMRDVLVTKNGKYAYVSNMGKNMVHKFDLEKKTFTKSTLVGKFPSSIRFLNNKENALLVSCRESNFIYFLDTKRMKIIGHSEKTSKKPTGLAPVPRGFLCTAFRSNTLEYHKISTNILV; encoded by the coding sequence ATGGAAAATACGAAATCGCCCAAAATCAAACAGGTAATTCACTGCGGCAACCGTCCCCGGGGAATAACATTTACCCCAGAAGGCACAGTCTTAGTAGCAGGTTTTTACTCACGAAAACTACATTTCCTTAAAGAAAATAGGGGAAAATACCAAAAAAGCTCTAAACTTGTCCGGTTCGCGTCAAAAGCTTACAGCGGAAATATGCGAGATGTGCTCGTAACCAAAAATGGTAAATATGCCTACGTTTCCAATATGGGAAAAAATATGGTTCATAAATTTGATTTAGAAAAGAAAACATTTACAAAATCCACACTGGTAGGAAAATTTCCTAGTTCAATCCGCTTTTTAAACAATAAAGAAAACGCACTCCTTGTATCATGCAGAGAATCAAATTTCATTTATTTTCTTGACACAAAAAGAATGAAAATTATCGGTCACTCAGAAAAAACAAGCAAAAAGCCAACAGGACTAGCCCCTGTGCCAAGGGGTTTTCTTTGCACAGCTTTTAGATCAAATACCTTGGAATATCACAAGATTTCGACCAATATATTAGTGTAA
- a CDS encoding sulfite exporter TauE/SafE family protein, giving the protein MVQYLLFAIAFLIAGVGVELIGFGISAILMSLLPFILPLSTAIPLVAVISLVATGIVAIKTKTHNLSPHLIPLFAGAFVGVPLGILFLGYAQEETLSLILGVVLIVYVLYNFFSKESFLKMGNVGGFIMGSIAGFFGASFNVNGPLIGLYSIANENLSKHENKDLVATYMGITGVFVVVGHLLSGRITGEVLRYVLFALPCLFLGLFLGTELFKKVSPIWIERAIYAFVFIAGVSLLFK; this is encoded by the coding sequence ATGGTGCAGTATTTGCTTTTTGCAATTGCCTTTTTAATTGCTGGTGTTGGAGTGGAGCTAATTGGTTTTGGTATTTCTGCAATTTTAATGTCTCTCCTTCCTTTTATCTTGCCTCTCTCTACTGCTATCCCCCTGGTAGCTGTTATTTCGCTAGTTGCTACTGGTATTGTTGCTATAAAGACTAAAACGCACAATCTTTCTCCACACCTAATTCCGCTTTTTGCGGGAGCTTTTGTTGGAGTTCCGTTGGGAATTTTATTTTTGGGATATGCTCAGGAGGAAACACTCTCTTTGATTTTGGGGGTGGTTCTTATTGTGTACGTCCTTTATAACTTTTTTAGCAAAGAGAGTTTCTTAAAGATGGGCAATGTTGGCGGTTTTATTATGGGGTCTATTGCTGGGTTTTTTGGTGCTTCCTTTAATGTTAATGGTCCTTTGATTGGGCTCTATTCGATTGCAAACGAAAACCTTTCTAAACATGAGAATAAGGATTTGGTTGCTACTTATATGGGTATTACCGGGGTTTTTGTTGTTGTGGGACACCTTCTTTCCGGGCGGATAACTGGAGAAGTATTGCGTTATGTTCTTTTCGCATTACCTTGCCTCTTTTTGGGGCTGTTCTTGGGAACAGAGCTTTTTAAGAAAGTGAGCCCAATTTGGATAGAGCGTGCGATTTATGCTTTTGTTTTTATTGCTGGTGTGAGTCTGTTATTTAAGTAA
- a CDS encoding CopG family transcriptional regulator: MKIYFTASQEQKADFQHIYERIVNYLEGQGHDVYKALYSGDVKEFSNLPEFKLNELSKEWFSQMAKADCAVVEGSYPSSIHTGYQLGQLVSQQKPTILIYKSNRNPIFANGADSSRLIKSAYDEDILEDVLDWCLEEVKNTFNRRFTFYISPEIDKMLNEATERNSVSKSEFIRQLIKKEV; encoded by the coding sequence ATGAAAATATATTTTACAGCTTCGCAAGAACAAAAAGCGGACTTTCAGCATATCTACGAAAGAATTGTAAATTATTTAGAAGGTCAAGGCCATGATGTTTACAAAGCACTATATTCAGGGGATGTAAAGGAATTTAGCAACTTGCCTGAGTTTAAGCTTAATGAGTTGAGTAAGGAGTGGTTTTCACAGATGGCAAAAGCTGACTGCGCAGTTGTTGAAGGTTCGTATCCATCCTCGATCCACACTGGGTATCAGCTGGGACAACTTGTTTCCCAGCAAAAACCGACCATACTAATTTACAAAAGTAATAGGAATCCTATTTTTGCAAACGGGGCTGATTCCAGCCGATTAATTAAGTCTGCTTACGATGAGGACATTTTGGAAGATGTTTTGGATTGGTGTTTGGAAGAAGTAAAAAATACTTTTAATCGCAGATTTACTTTTTACATCTCGCCAGAAATTGACAAAATGCTTAATGAAGCTACTGAGAGAAACTCGGTAAGCAAGTCGGAGTTTATTCGCCAGCTTATTAAAAAAGAAGTGTAA
- a CDS encoding ATP cone domain-containing protein yields MVKIRKKDNSLEDFDREKLRRSVLAAGLSKENANDVTNQIETWVQQSEDVVSTAQIRSKVINFMESKNPEAAKNYKSYKK; encoded by the coding sequence ATGGTTAAAATAAGAAAGAAAGATAATAGCTTGGAAGATTTTGACCGCGAAAAGCTTCGCCGAAGTGTTTTGGCAGCTGGACTTTCAAAGGAAAATGCTAATGATGTTACTAACCAAATTGAAACCTGGGTACAGCAAAGCGAGGATGTCGTCTCCACTGCCCAAATTCGGTCAAAAGTGATTAACTTTATGGAATCCAAAAATCCAGAAGCTGCTAAAAACTACAAAAGCTACAAAAAATAA
- a CDS encoding phosphodiester glycosidase family protein, producing MESSLLQKIWARKIVLIGFVFLVIVGSFGYTVNYLFHELKSVNQRLESLSQELSRKEESYERSIYEDHLRHIEKIKVESKASKLEEELTELSEKEENKEYLEMKEIYSLYNSLKLNLERNEELGLDVAHELEEMEDLEGLLLEKDFDVLKENMLDIISSLDDDHEEYLASLRPREVPRSDIEGYDFVTVNTERGSFGVHLVKVALSDVRVVTSSASEDTCYDNCPVKPLEEHIKDHGGYAGMSASYFCPPDYVTCANKTNSTDFAFYNSSNGRWLQKEALSWSKTGLATFKDSSAKFYQRSSDYGGEAGSAGLSNYPTLLSEGEVVVDIDDLTSYQTDIRGLRGAIGVDGSNLYLALVNGATVPESAYAMKALGARDALNLDGGASSALYINGKYAVGPGRELPIAIVLAK from the coding sequence ATGGAGAGTTCCCTACTTCAAAAAATTTGGGCTAGAAAAATAGTATTGATTGGATTTGTGTTTTTGGTGATAGTGGGGTCTTTTGGTTATACAGTTAATTATCTTTTTCATGAGTTAAAAAGTGTTAATCAGCGCTTGGAAAGCCTATCACAAGAATTGAGTCGGAAAGAAGAAAGTTATGAAAGAAGTATTTATGAAGATCACTTAAGGCACATTGAAAAAATTAAGGTTGAATCAAAAGCATCTAAGTTGGAAGAGGAACTTACTGAGTTATCGGAAAAAGAAGAAAATAAGGAATATTTGGAGATGAAGGAAATATACAGCCTTTACAATTCTCTTAAGTTGAACTTGGAGAGAAATGAGGAACTAGGCTTAGATGTGGCTCACGAATTAGAAGAAATGGAAGATTTGGAGGGATTGCTCTTGGAGAAAGACTTCGATGTTTTAAAAGAGAATATGCTGGATATAATAAGTTCTTTAGATGATGATCACGAAGAATACTTGGCGTCACTCCGTCCCCGGGAAGTTCCTCGTTCTGACATTGAAGGGTACGACTTTGTTACTGTAAATACAGAGAGAGGAAGCTTTGGAGTGCATTTGGTGAAAGTTGCTCTTTCTGATGTGCGGGTAGTAACTTCTTCAGCAAGCGAAGATACTTGTTATGACAACTGTCCAGTTAAACCTCTGGAAGAGCATATTAAAGATCACGGCGGTTATGCGGGGATGAGTGCTAGTTATTTTTGCCCCCCGGATTACGTTACCTGTGCCAATAAAACAAATTCTACTGATTTTGCATTTTACAATTCTAGTAATGGGCGGTGGTTGCAAAAAGAAGCTCTAAGCTGGAGCAAGACGGGTTTAGCCACGTTTAAAGATAGCTCAGCAAAGTTTTACCAGAGATCTTCTGATTATGGTGGCGAGGCGGGTTCTGCTGGGCTTTCTAATTATCCTACTCTCTTGTCAGAAGGTGAAGTTGTGGTAGATATAGATGACCTTACTTCTTACCAGACTGATATTCGCGGATTAAGAGGAGCAATTGGTGTGGATGGTAGTAACCTTTACCTAGCGCTTGTTAATGGGGCGACTGTGCCAGAATCGGCTTATGCGATGAAAGCTTTGGGAGCAAGGGACGCCTTGAATTTGGACGGCGGGGCAAGTTCTGCCCTTTATATTAACGGTAAATATGCAGTAGGTCCGGGGAGAGAACTTCCCATTGCTATAGTTTTGGCCAAGTAG
- a CDS encoding metallophosphoesterase: MKNKVRIAFFADPHIKHRKIQSQTDFGAPSKWLPRKAIRALNDIKPNYIFGLGDLTATGHKKDWQGYKRWVQKLEAPVFDLMGNHDRDYTIFQSHNYGEGFFTVLGRVSATKAVKIGNLIFILISEEHDPEGNKKLLTSTVPLRTFEFIEKILKKYSPDHNIFVLSHTLLRGTTALSNDWSFNDINDWKTISERFFQLFEKYPVVAHLTGHAHIDYRYRAKLKDIGEKKYKQKVGKFINGKDFESLPNTHFLNMPCVDTAHGWIGSNFALLRKLGKATAKAKRSPFRWLYIQLEEKGPPIFDILYTSKIHYILGRPAVYYLDVVPGKDTIKIITRWVGKNKDTEQYNVDLKIPIELGITPHAEVISTALSLQNKENLQITRDNWFQIPASKKGWGIFSQRFTKMRELIGIKVDAKNLEDYTVWWQGSTTKGKTWTTEWTRTFSELGKVNAVKIKVEFQAEKSPAKIKDIIIKTKKPAS, encoded by the coding sequence ATGAAAAACAAGGTCCGAATTGCTTTTTTTGCTGATCCTCACATTAAGCACAGGAAAATCCAATCCCAAACCGACTTTGGCGCCCCTAGCAAATGGCTACCCCGCAAAGCAATCCGCGCTCTTAACGATATAAAACCTAATTATATTTTTGGACTGGGAGATCTCACTGCTACAGGGCACAAAAAGGACTGGCAAGGATACAAGAGATGGGTCCAAAAGTTAGAAGCTCCTGTCTTTGACCTCATGGGCAACCATGACCGCGACTACACGATATTTCAATCTCACAATTACGGAGAAGGCTTTTTCACTGTTTTGGGAAGAGTATCTGCTACCAAGGCAGTGAAGATTGGAAACTTAATCTTTATTCTTATCTCGGAAGAGCACGACCCAGAAGGAAACAAAAAACTCTTGACTTCTACAGTACCACTAAGAACCTTCGAATTTATTGAAAAAATACTAAAAAAATACTCCCCAGACCATAATATCTTTGTTCTCAGCCACACCTTGCTTCGAGGGACAACTGCACTCTCTAATGATTGGTCATTTAACGATATCAACGATTGGAAAACTATTTCCGAAAGATTTTTCCAGCTGTTTGAAAAATATCCCGTGGTAGCGCATTTAACAGGGCATGCGCATATTGACTACCGCTACCGCGCAAAGCTAAAAGATATTGGTGAAAAAAAGTATAAACAAAAAGTAGGAAAGTTTATAAATGGAAAGGATTTTGAAAGCTTACCTAATACCCACTTTTTAAACATGCCTTGCGTAGATACTGCCCACGGTTGGATTGGAAGCAACTTCGCACTACTACGAAAGCTGGGTAAAGCAACAGCTAAAGCTAAGCGCTCTCCATTCCGCTGGCTGTATATTCAACTAGAAGAAAAGGGACCACCTATCTTTGACATTTTGTACACTTCAAAAATTCACTATATCCTAGGCAGACCGGCTGTCTATTACTTGGACGTGGTTCCTGGAAAAGATACTATAAAAATAATCACTCGGTGGGTAGGAAAGAATAAGGATACAGAACAGTACAATGTGGATCTAAAAATCCCAATTGAGCTTGGAATAACACCACACGCAGAGGTTATTAGCACTGCTCTTAGCTTACAAAACAAAGAAAACCTCCAGATCACTAGAGACAACTGGTTTCAGATCCCAGCTAGTAAAAAAGGTTGGGGAATCTTTTCGCAAAGATTTACAAAAATGAGAGAATTAATTGGGATCAAAGTAGATGCAAAAAACCTAGAAGACTACACTGTCTGGTGGCAAGGCAGTACAACCAAAGGTAAAACCTGGACAACAGAATGGACAAGGACCTTCTCAGAACTAGGTAAGGTCAACGCTGTTAAAATAAAAGTTGAGTTCCAAGCGGAAAAATCACCTGCAAAAATAAAAGACATCATAATAAAAACTAAAAAGCCAGCCTCCTGA
- a CDS encoding RtcB family protein, whose product MEIIDTERVPLYVFTDPKNLEEDCLQQARNMSNLLPAYHHTALMPDAHIGYGMPIGGVLALEAAICPNAVGVDIGCGMAYVSTDFPAAEAAEEKLQHFTGQVMRAVPMGFRVHDKVQAGSGFLDKNLLPPELEHEVKRAKKSLGTLGGGNHFVDVLKTDEGSVSLMVHTGSRHFGYAIAEHFHKKAQKQCQKRGLDLPDWDLAYLDLETGDAQAYIQAMQLAMKFARENRRRILKVAKRIFEETFGPVEFGEQLNAHHNYAALEEHFGKEVWVHRKGAIRAREGETVIVPGSLGTNSYIGKGLGTPDSFESCAHGAGRTMGRKEAKRKYSVQEVMEDIKERGVVLGKAKKSDIPEESPWAYKDIESVVEDQKSLAKMEITLTPLAVVIA is encoded by the coding sequence ATGGAAATAATTGATACCGAGAGAGTTCCTCTTTACGTTTTTACAGATCCCAAAAATTTGGAAGAAGATTGTCTTCAGCAGGCAAGGAATATGTCCAACCTTTTGCCTGCTTACCACCACACCGCGCTAATGCCCGATGCCCACATTGGTTACGGTATGCCCATCGGTGGGGTTTTGGCCTTGGAGGCGGCAATTTGCCCTAATGCGGTGGGGGTAGATATTGGCTGCGGGATGGCTTACGTTTCGACAGATTTTCCTGCGGCAGAAGCTGCCGAAGAAAAGCTGCAGCACTTCACGGGGCAAGTTATGCGTGCAGTGCCGATGGGTTTCCGTGTTCACGATAAAGTCCAGGCTGGTTCCGGGTTTTTAGATAAAAACTTACTTCCCCCAGAGTTGGAGCATGAGGTTAAACGAGCGAAAAAATCTTTGGGTACATTGGGTGGGGGTAATCATTTTGTGGATGTTTTGAAAACAGATGAAGGTTCGGTGTCTTTAATGGTCCATACTGGTTCCCGCCATTTTGGTTACGCAATTGCTGAACATTTTCATAAGAAAGCGCAAAAGCAATGCCAAAAGAGAGGTTTGGATTTACCCGATTGGGATTTAGCTTATTTGGATTTGGAAACAGGAGATGCACAGGCGTATATTCAGGCTATGCAGTTAGCAATGAAGTTTGCTCGGGAAAACAGACGTCGTATTTTGAAGGTAGCTAAGAGAATCTTTGAGGAAACCTTTGGTCCGGTTGAGTTTGGGGAGCAGTTAAATGCCCACCATAATTACGCGGCTTTGGAAGAACATTTTGGTAAGGAGGTTTGGGTTCACCGCAAAGGTGCAATTCGCGCGCGAGAGGGAGAAACGGTTATTGTTCCGGGTAGTTTGGGTACCAATTCTTATATTGGCAAAGGCTTGGGTACCCCGGATAGCTTTGAGTCTTGTGCCCACGGTGCCGGACGAACAATGGGCCGTAAAGAAGCCAAAAGGAAGTATTCTGTTCAGGAAGTGATGGAAGACATTAAAGAGCGCGGTGTAGTTCTAGGTAAAGCTAAAAAGAGCGATATCCCCGAAGAATCCCCCTGGGCGTACAAAGATATTGAAAGTGTGGTTGAAGACCAAAAAAGTTTGGCAAAGATGGAAATTACCCTCACCCCCCTCGCAGTGGTTATCGCTTAG
- a CDS encoding GIY-YIG nuclease family protein, protein MYYFYILRCSDNSLYSGVTTNPKRRVKEHNFDNVKASKYTRARRPVKLVYTEKHKSKESALKREAEVKSWKKKEKEKLISSN, encoded by the coding sequence ATGTATTACTTTTATATTCTACGCTGTTCTGATAATTCTCTGTACTCCGGAGTAACAACCAACCCCAAAAGAAGGGTTAAGGAACACAATTTTGATAATGTCAAAGCTTCAAAATATACAAGGGCGCGCCGCCCGGTAAAACTAGTTTATACAGAAAAACACAAAAGCAAAGAAAGCGCACTGAAGCGGGAAGCAGAAGTTAAGAGTTGGAAAAAGAAAGAAAAAGAAAAACTAATCTCTTCTAACTAA
- a CDS encoding PQQ-dependent sugar dehydrogenase translates to MESKILKRNAAQKAVIIVLISFFVLGGASLFIISRNKGRVQQLLPSTALQEIQETGQKPQLEESSQKDTEIVAKNLNIPWEVVFLPGGDLLVTERPGTLLRISETQAEIPIQGVEHRGEGGLLGLALHPNFQENSFIYLYLTTQGEGGLENRVEQYRLEENQVEKTATIIDSIPGAVYHDGGRIKFGPDGKLYITTGDAGNDNLAQDVNSLAGKILRLNPDGSVPEDNPFNNAVWTYGHRNPQGLTWDNQGRLWATEHGPSGLQSGLDELNLIERGQNYGWPEIRGDQTREGMVTPVIDSGRDTTWAPAGAVYLDEKILFGGLRGSALYAATVSKGKITQALSYFQNEFGRIRAVTLGPDNYLYITTSNTDGRGNPAQNDDKIIRINPRVLR, encoded by the coding sequence ATGGAAAGCAAAATCCTTAAAAGAAATGCTGCGCAAAAGGCTGTAATTATAGTGCTAATATCATTTTTTGTTTTGGGAGGAGCTAGTCTATTTATAATTTCTCGAAATAAAGGGCGAGTTCAACAACTGCTACCATCCACTGCACTCCAAGAAATACAAGAAACAGGACAAAAACCACAGCTAGAAGAATCATCACAAAAAGACACAGAAATTGTAGCTAAAAATTTAAATATTCCTTGGGAAGTAGTTTTTCTTCCAGGAGGCGACTTGCTAGTAACGGAACGGCCAGGAACCTTACTTAGAATTTCTGAAACTCAAGCCGAGATTCCCATTCAAGGAGTGGAACACAGAGGAGAGGGAGGACTGTTAGGGCTTGCTCTTCACCCCAATTTCCAAGAAAACAGCTTTATTTACCTTTACCTTACAACCCAAGGTGAGGGAGGTTTAGAAAACAGAGTAGAGCAGTACCGTCTAGAAGAAAACCAAGTAGAAAAAACAGCTACTATTATTGACAGCATACCCGGCGCAGTTTATCACGATGGGGGAAGGATTAAATTTGGTCCTGACGGTAAGCTTTACATCACTACTGGTGACGCTGGTAATGATAATCTAGCTCAAGACGTAAACTCTCTAGCTGGTAAAATACTGCGCCTAAACCCAGATGGGAGCGTACCAGAAGACAACCCCTTCAACAATGCGGTATGGACATACGGGCATCGCAACCCCCAAGGTCTAACCTGGGACAATCAAGGCAGGCTTTGGGCTACAGAACACGGACCCTCAGGATTACAATCCGGTTTGGACGAACTTAATTTAATTGAAAGGGGGCAAAATTACGGATGGCCGGAAATACGTGGAGACCAAACTCGAGAAGGAATGGTAACACCAGTTATAGACTCTGGACGGGACACCACCTGGGCTCCTGCCGGCGCAGTTTATTTGGATGAGAAAATCTTATTCGGAGGGTTGCGCGGATCAGCACTTTACGCAGCAACAGTTTCCAAAGGAAAAATTACACAAGCGTTATCCTATTTTCAAAACGAGTTTGGTCGTATCCGCGCAGTAACACTTGGACCGGACAATTATCTTTATATAACCACTAGCAACACAGATGGTCGTGGCAATCCAGCACAAAACGATGACAAGATAATTCGAATCAACCCTCGTGTACTTCGTTAA
- a CDS encoding DUF2177 family protein gives MAAGVPFWILDAIWLGIVSKNFYQKELGSLLRKDINWSPAIIFYLLYPLGITIFALVPVKDTNSLQKAASLGALLGLIAYATYDLSNFATLKDWPISVVITDIFWGIFVTATSTAIAYLLLNKF, from the coding sequence ATTGCAGCTGGCGTACCATTTTGGATTCTAGATGCGATCTGGCTGGGAATAGTATCCAAAAATTTTTATCAAAAAGAGCTTGGGTCACTCCTAAGAAAAGATATAAATTGGTCTCCTGCAATTATATTTTACCTACTTTATCCACTGGGCATTACTATTTTTGCCCTTGTTCCAGTTAAAGACACAAACTCTCTACAAAAAGCAGCTAGTCTAGGCGCACTGCTGGGTCTTATTGCTTATGCAACCTACGATTTAAGTAACTTTGCCACACTAAAAGATTGGCCTATTTCTGTAGTTATAACTGACATCTTTTGGGGAATATTTGTAACAGCAACAAGTACTGCTATTGCTTATCTCCTGCTTAACAAATTTTGA
- a CDS encoding DUF1295 domain-containing protein, protein MLDFIQFWLEIFKIPALILFIHLNIAFIVATLRKDNSVADIAWGLGFIVVTYTAFLTKGQVTLREILSLTMVTLWALRLATHIYLRGRGRDEDFRYKKWREQWGEKALVYSYFQVFILQGFLLLVIATPLLLIHSTSGRSFWISDLLGLIIWVVGFSFESLADWQLYKFKKDPDNKGKLLTTGLWKYSRHPNYFGEVLLWWGVFLLALAHPYGLVSIIGPLAITILILKVSGIPLLEKKMEGNAEFEEYKKKTSVFVPLPPKD, encoded by the coding sequence ATGTTGGATTTTATTCAGTTCTGGCTTGAAATATTTAAGATTCCTGCTCTAATTTTGTTCATTCATCTGAACATTGCTTTTATTGTTGCTACTCTTCGAAAAGATAACTCAGTAGCTGACATTGCGTGGGGATTAGGATTTATAGTTGTTACTTATACTGCATTTCTTACTAAGGGTCAGGTTACCTTGCGAGAAATTTTAAGTTTAACCATGGTTACTTTGTGGGCGCTACGTTTGGCTACCCACATATATTTACGAGGGCGCGGGCGGGATGAGGATTTTCGTTATAAAAAGTGGCGAGAGCAATGGGGAGAGAAAGCCCTTGTTTATAGTTACTTTCAAGTTTTTATTTTGCAGGGATTCTTGCTTTTAGTTATTGCTACTCCCCTACTCTTAATCCACTCTACTTCCGGACGCAGTTTTTGGATTTCAGATCTATTAGGTCTAATAATTTGGGTTGTAGGCTTTTCTTTCGAGTCTCTTGCTGACTGGCAACTGTATAAATTTAAGAAGGACCCGGATAATAAGGGCAAGCTTCTTACTACAGGATTGTGGAAATACTCAAGGCACCCTAATTATTTTGGTGAGGTTCTTTTGTGGTGGGGCGTGTTTTTATTAGCGTTAGCCCATCCCTATGGTTTGGTAAGTATTATTGGTCCGTTGGCAATTACAATCTTAATTTTAAAAGTTTCGGGAATTCCTCTTTTGGAAAAGAAGATGGAAGGTAATGCAGAATTTGAAGAGTACAAGAAGAAAACTAGTGTTTTTGTTCCCCTACCTCCTAAGGACTAA